A portion of the Esox lucius isolate fEsoLuc1 chromosome 20, fEsoLuc1.pri, whole genome shotgun sequence genome contains these proteins:
- the has1 gene encoding hyaluronan synthase 1: MDFKPLLRRVALIVRAILTFLFALVVLGVMVWAYIQGIQLVSSPYGIISFGFYGLLLGLHVLVQSLFAYVEHRRMRTQSKTCTFTKTIGFTISAYQEDPEYLRECLNSIRALKYPPELLRIIMVVDGNSDDDLYMLEMFREVFADQDPGCYVWRNNYHAWDPIQTQEGDMCEVNGPAGDAGYGPGEDPQRRDVEDLINSRRCVCIMQKWGGKREVMYTAFKALGLSVDYIQVCDSDTKLDPLATVELCKVLESNQKYGAVGGDVMILNLKESYISFMSSLRYWMAFNIERSCQSFFNCVSCISGPLGLYRNDLLQQFLESWYNQKFLGTHCTFGDDRHLTNRMLSMGYATKYTARAKCYTETPGQFLRWLNQQTRWTKSYFREWLYNAMWWHKHHLWMTYESIVSGVFPFFVTATIIQLFWTGTLWDILWVLCCIQLIGLVKAAYACILRRDMVMVFMSLYSALYMTSLLPAKYFAIITMNKSSWGTSGRRKMVGNYIPLLPLSVWATLLLGGFCYTIFKESQKGWFTPVKVLESRFLIYGCVAYVCYWFIMIFLYWVWFRRLCRKRSQRYAVSV; the protein is encoded by the exons atggattTCAAACCATTGCTTAGGCGCGTTGCCTTGATAGTCCGCGCAATCCTGACATTCCTCTTCGCCCTGGTGGTGCTGGGAGTGATGGTGTGGGCCTACATCCAGGGCATCCAGCTGGTCTCTTCCCCGTATGGCATCATCTCGTTCGGTTTCTACGGGCTCTTACTGGGGCTCCATGTCCTCGTCCAGAGCCTGTTTGCCTATGTGGAACACCGCCGCATGAGAACCCAAAGTAAGACCTGCACCTTCACCAAGACCATAGGCTTCACAATCTCAGCCTACCAGGAAGACCCTGAGTACCTGCGCGAGTGCCTCAACTCCATTCGGGCTCTCAAGTACCCTCCGGAGCTGCTGCGGATCATCATGGTTGTGGACGGGAATTCGGACGATGACCTCTACATGCTGGAGATGTTCAGGGAGGTGTTTGCGGACCAGGACCCTGGCTGTTACGTGTGGAGGAATAACTACCATGCGTGGGATCCCATCCAGACTCAGGAGGGAGACATGTGTGAGGTGAATGGCCCAGCCGGGGATGCTGGTTATGGACCGGGGGAAGACCCTCAGAGGAGGGATGTGGAGGATTTAATCAACAGCCggaggtgtgtgtgcatcatGCAGAAGTGGGGTGGAAAAAGGGAGGTGATGTACACTGCGTTTAAGGCACTGGGATTGTCAGTGGATTACATACAG GTATGTGACTCTGACACCAAGCTGGACCCCCTTGCCACAGTGGAGCTTTGTAAGGTTTTAGAAAGCAACCAGAAGTATGGAGCGGTGGGAGGAGACGTGATGATCCTCAACTTAAAGGAGTCCTACATCAGCTTCATGAGCAGCCTGCGCTACTGGATGGCTTTTAACATTGAGAGGTCCTGCCAGTCCTTCTTCAACTGTGTCTCCTGCATCAGTGGCCCTCTTG GTCTGTACAGGAATGACCTCCTCCAACAGTTCTTAGAGTCCTGGTATAACCAGAAGTTCCTGGGGACTCACTGTACATTTGGGGATGACAGGCATCTCACAAACCGTATGCTCAGCATGGGCTATGCCACTAA ATACACGGCCCGCGCCAAGTGCTACACAGAGACACCGGGCCAGTTTCTCCGCTGGCTCAACCAGCAGACGCGATGGACCAAGTCCTATTTTCGTGAGTGGCTCTACAACGCAATGTGGTGGCACAAACACCACCTGTGGATGACCTACGAGTCCATTGTCTCGGGTGTCTTCCCCTTCTTCGTGACTGCCACCATCATCCAGCTTTTTTGGACAGGCACCCTCTGGGACATCCTCTGGGTCCTGTGCTGCATTCAGCTCATTGGTCTGGTCAAGGCGGCCTATGCCTGCATCCTGCGCCGTGACATGGTCATGGTGTTCATGTCCCTCTACTCAGCCCTGTACATGACCAGCCTGTTGCCCGCTAAGTACTTTGCCATCATCACCATGAACAAGAGTAGCTGGGGCACATCAGGGCGCCGCAAGATGGTGGGGAACTACATCCCCCTGCTGCCTCTTTCAGTGTGGGCAACCCTTTTGCTGGGTGGGTTCTGCTACACCATTTTCAAGGAGAGCCAGAAGGGCTGGTTTACTCCAGTCAAGGTACTGGAGAGTAGGTTTCTAATCTATGGCTGTGTGGCATACGTATGTTACTGGTTCATCATGATCTTCCTCTACTGGGTGTGGTTCCGGAGACTGTGTAGGAAACGCTCCCAAAGATATGCTGTGAGCGTATGA